The proteins below come from a single Cannabis sativa cultivar Pink pepper isolate KNU-18-1 chromosome 3, ASM2916894v1, whole genome shotgun sequence genomic window:
- the LOC115700970 gene encoding uncharacterized protein LOC115700970: MDLDLALRMDHPASLTDTSTSEQRRIYEKWDRSNRMSLMIIKRGIPEAFRGAVSEEVTDATTFLAEIEKRFAKSDKTETSTLLKKLISMKFKGKENIREYIMEMSHLASKFKALKLELSDDLLVHLVLISLPPQFSQFKVSYNCQREKWTLNELISFCVQEEERLKQEKTESAHLASTSKDKGKKRKNEAAKDKGPAHKKQTQTNSDDGCFFCNMKGHMKKECAKYIAWRAKKGLPELPKAK; encoded by the exons ATGGATCTTGACCTTGCATTAAGGATGGATCATCCTGCTTCTCTTACGGATACCAGTACCTCCGAGCAAAGGAGGATTTATGAGAAGTGGGACCGTTCAAACCGCATGAGTCTTATGATCATTAAGCGCGGCATACCTGAGGCTTTTAGGGGTGCGGTGTCCGAGGAGGTCACCGATGCCACAACTTTCCTTGCTGAAATTGAGAAGCGCTTTGCAAAAAGCGATAAGACGGAAACAAGtactcttttaaagaaacttatttccatgaagtttaagggcaaggaaaacataagggagtacattatggaaatgtcTCACCTTGCTTCAAAGTTTAAGGCACTAAAGCTTGAGCTTTCGGATGACTTGCTTGTGCATTTAGTGCTTATCTCTCTTCCTCCACAATTCAGTCAATTCAAGGTCAGTTACAACTGTCAAAGGGAGAAATGGACTCTTAATGAGCTCATTTCAttttgtgttcaagaggaagaaagattgaagcaagagaagactgaaagtgctcatttggcaagcacctctaaagataagggcaagaaaagaaagaatgaggCTGCTAAGGATAAAGGTCCTGCACATAAGAAACAAACTCAAACCAACAGTGACGATGGTTGTTTCTTTTGCAACATGAAAGGACACATGAAGAAGGAATGTGCTAAGTATATTGCATGGCGAGCAAAGAAAG ggttgcctgagTTACCGAAAGCCAAATGA